CGGCTTGGGGCCGAAGTCACGACTCAGCAGGCAGAACGGCACCAGGCTGAAGAAGTGGTGAGCTTTGCCGAGCGGCTAAACATCCGCCGGATCGTCGTGCCGCGCCCGCCGCCGCGCAATTCTTTGCTGCGTCACTTCGCCCCGACCCAACATGAGCAACTGGTCTCGGACCTCGTGAGATGGGCGACCAAGTTCGAACTGACCCTGGTCACCGACGACGAGCGCCCCGCGCGGCGGCGATTGCGCCCGAAACCGCCTCCGATGCCGGATATGCTGCGCATGCTGGGGATCGTGCTGTTTGCCGTTGCCGGGACGACTTTGCTGGCCAAGGCGGCCGAGCTTTTCATTCCCGTGGTCAGCCTGTCGCTCCTTTACATGACGACGGTCGTCGCCATAGCCACACGCTTCGGAAGGGGCCCGTCCATTACCACGGCGGGGCTGAGTTTCCTGGCCTATAACTTCCTGTTCACCACTCCGGTATATACCTTCCATATCTGGGATCAGAGCCAGCTTCTGACACTGGTCCTGTTTCTCGCCGCGTCGATCCTGACGGGCAATCTTGCAGCGCGCCTCCGTGATCGAGCGATAGCTCAACGTGCGATCGCTGAACGAACCGGTAAGCTTTACGAGTTCTCGCGCCGGGCGGCGGCAGCGGCATCGTTCGATGATGTCGTTTGGGCTGCCGTCAGCCATGTGGCAACCGTCCTCAATTGTCAGTCGATCCTGCTCGTTCCGAAGGAAGCCGTAGGGCTTACAATCGTCGGGGCATTCCCACCCGAGGACAGGTTGGCGGATCGCGAGATCTCCGCTGCCCGCTACTGTTTCACCCATGGTGAGGCGGCAGGCCATGGATCGGGCACGCTGCCGACCTCCCGGTGGCTGTTCCTGCCGCTCAGCGCCTCGGATCGGCGCATCGGTGTTCTTGGAATTTTCTTCCCGGATGGACAAGAGACTGCCCATAGCGACCGGCGACTGCTGGAGGCGCTTGCCGATCAGGTCGCATTGGCGCTTGAGCGTATCCGGCTGACCGAGGATCTCGCACAGACGCGGGTGGTTTCGGAAGCGGAACGGTTGCGCTCGTCACTGCTGTCCTCGGTCAGTCATGATTTGCGCACACCGCTGGTTTCGATCCTCGGCGCGGCGGAAGGGCTGGAGAATCCTGGACTGTCTCCCGATGCGCAGCGGATCCTGGTCGAAACCGTTCGAGAAGAGGGCGAACGGCTTGACCGCTATATCCAGAACCTACTGGACATGACGCGGTTGGGCCATGGCGCGTTGAAGCCGAACGCCATCCCGTCCGATCTGCGCGAGCTTGTCGGTATGGCGCGTCATCGGTTGCGTGGGCCATTGCGCGATCACCCGGTAAGCGTGCAAATGCCCGAGGATATGGCGCCGGTCCATGCCGATCCGGTTCTGATGGAACAGGTCCTGGTCAACATTCTTGATAATGCGGCGAAATATTCCGGACCGGCTACCCCTATCCGGATATCGGCAGAGGTGCGAGGTGCCCATGCGCTCCTGTCCATCGAGGATGACGGCCCCGGCCTGCCGCCTGGCGCGGCGGATCGGGTCTTCGATATGTTCTGGCGCGCCGAGCAGGGGGATCGAGGGCAGGCCGGAACCGGTCTGGGTCTTGCTATCTGCCGCGGAATTGTTGAAGCCCATCGAGGAAGTATCCGTGCGGGATCCGCCCATAGCGGCGAACAAGGAACGCGCATCGTGATAGAGCTGCCCCTGTCGAATC
This region of Paracoccus saliphilus genomic DNA includes:
- a CDS encoding sensor histidine kinase, with the translated sequence MSDAPRPEPDALLKEASREGRGKLKIFLGAAPGVGKTYAMLEAARRRASDGEDVLAGVVETHGRAETESMLRELRVLPRQPFYHRGRILHEMDLEGLIAAKPDLALIDELAHSNLSGNRHEKRWQDVEEVLSAGIDVYTTLNVQHVETLNDTVARITGVRVRETVPDRVLEIADEIELIDLPPDELLERLRAGKVYIQDQAARAVTNFFAKGNLTALRELAMRTAADRVDAELKQHMAANAIAGPWPTQERILVVLPEEAVGRDAVRIGKRSADRARVEWFAMALTSLRDEIRTTTVQQGRADALRLAERLGAEVTTQQAERHQAEEVVSFAERLNIRRIVVPRPPPRNSLLRHFAPTQHEQLVSDLVRWATKFELTLVTDDERPARRRLRPKPPPMPDMLRMLGIVLFAVAGTTLLAKAAELFIPVVSLSLLYMTTVVAIATRFGRGPSITTAGLSFLAYNFLFTTPVYTFHIWDQSQLLTLVLFLAASILTGNLAARLRDRAIAQRAIAERTGKLYEFSRRAAAAASFDDVVWAAVSHVATVLNCQSILLVPKEAVGLTIVGAFPPEDRLADREISAARYCFTHGEAAGHGSGTLPTSRWLFLPLSASDRRIGVLGIFFPDGQETAHSDRRLLEALADQVALALERIRLTEDLAQTRVVSEAERLRSSLLSSVSHDLRTPLVSILGAAEGLENPGLSPDAQRILVETVREEGERLDRYIQNLLDMTRLGHGALKPNAIPSDLRELVGMARHRLRGPLRDHPVSVQMPEDMAPVHADPVLMEQVLVNILDNAAKYSGPATPIRISAEVRGAHALLSIEDDGPGLPPGAADRVFDMFWRAEQGDRGQAGTGLGLAICRGIVEAHRGSIRAGSAHSGEQGTRIVIELPLSNPETFL